ATACAGAACGGCTAAGTCGAAGAAAATAAAGTAAGTCACAATCCGTGATATGTAATTCACCATTCTATGAACAGATCGGTGAGCCGATATTATGTTTAGCTTTCGCGTATAGGAACCATAGCGGCCGGTACATGCCGGTTCTGGAGTACTGGCCAAGAACAGGCGCACACACAGCGACACCTATTCAGtggctaaataaaagaaaataacgtAATTAATTCAAGTAATTCAGCTAAATATAATTCGCTATTACATTAACGAGTTGCAGCCGAAAAGAAAGCGACCACCACCGAGGCCCCGGAGTACTCCAgcggacagaggtgttgaagttGACGAAGTTGTTGAAGATGTGGCAGTTGCATCACCTGCAAAACAGGATTACAAAGAAATGCTTCGTGTTTGTCAAGAGGAGGTAAACACAGCTCAAGAAGATCAAAATTCTGCAGCAGAGCAAGCGGAGATTAACCAAAAAGAGTGAGGCTGCTCAAAGGTATAATAAGGGATAACAATCTCTGAGGAGGGCACGGAGGTGTTCACTGCAGCCTTTTCCCCTGATATAAGGTAACTCCTCAACAGGGCAGGAAAAGACCAGAAAGTCACGTACCCATCCAAGCTGCGTGCATTTGCGTTAACGCTGCACATCTCCGTCAGCCTATGAGTATGCGCTCGAAGTTTAATGGAGCACTGCTGTCTTCAGAAAAGAAATGGTTTTCAAGCCTCGATTAGCATATCCTTGACAGCAATGCTTTGGAGAACCACATTTATATGCTGTGCAAGAAAGTTGCCGAACTCCACATAAGCATCCGGCTCCATTACACGATGAAAGCAAGAAATAGAGAAATGAGTGCCGAAAAAAGTGAGGTCTGCTCTTACGAGGCTGATTATGTTTAAAAACCAGTGGTACAGACCCATTCATGCTTGCAAGGAGAACgccaaaagaaacaaaataaggttAAGAGCATTTTTTATGTGCCATTTGACTTCTTATTGTTGACTACTTCCCCCTTCGTGCTCACCACGGCCGTTAAAAACCACGACAGGGCGACGCAGTCAGCGCGCCGGGCGCACTGCTGCTCCCGTATCTTGCCCATGTCAAGATGGCCGCCACGCGCGCGGCACGACTAGGACGGCTTCACCGCCGCCCGTTGGTAGGTATAGGCGACCTGAGGCCTCCAGCAGTTTTATTTAAACCTACTTGCCTACACAGAATGAACCCCCCGAGGTTCACCAACGAGTGCCCGACGTGGTGCACAGACGCACCTGCACTTGAcatatcacatgggagtgccccgaGAGGCCTCCGCACATATATAGACAGGACCAACTGGTGGGCCAGTTGGTTATACATGTATATTGGGCATCACAGCGCACAATATACGTGTCGGGTACGTACGTAGTCTCCTACGTGGTGGTGGCCTCATGCAAAGCGAGGTCACTCGGTTTCTGCGTCGGGCACAGAATACTTCCTCCCGAGCTGTTGTTGGTGTTCGCCAAGGCTTCCCTCCGTCAGGAATCCATGAGAGTAGTTAGGGTTTGTAAAATCCCGCGCTCAGAGTGGCAATGGCAAGCCCGCCAGTACAGGGACAGCGCAAATCTGAGATCTCCTGACGACTAAATTCCAGGGCCTCTGCTTCCACATAGACCCTCGGAGAGCATATACATGAACACAACTGCCTCCCTGCGGGAGTTCATATACAGAAACACTATATACTTCCACATTGAGTACCGTGACCTCTGCTTCCTGTGCAGAGATCTTTCCCGTGACAGGACGACGGAATTGCTTGGTGGTGTCTTTACTCTGTCAGTCGACCCCGCGTCGATTTATTGCGTGCTGTGATCCAGACGTATATAGACAGCCCCGTAATACACAAACACCCACTAATGAGGAATGGGCAGTGGAAGGCATATGGCTTGTGGATCAAGCCGGGATAGCGCTTTCTAAATGAGTAGTAGTGCTGAATTTATTGCTAATTGACAAAATCGTGTCAATTATCTTTTTAATTGATAACTTTAGTGCGCATGTACGTTGCAATGGCGGAAATGAGCCCGTTAACATGATGGTTCTTCTGAACCAAGCCCAGAGAGCCGCTCGATCGTGCCAGTGGGGCACTGGAATAGTGTCCCCAACACCCCAACCaacgtgccttctttcacttcttTTCAGTGAAGCTTTTAGTCACTCACTGACCACGCTGCGACGCGCTTTCTCTTATTGCGACTACACAGATCGAGTCGTGACCGGGCAAATCATGTGGACGACCCATAAACAGCTGTCGCCGAATAAACACGGTAAGCTTAATTCTGGCGAGCCTTAATTTTTGCCGGCGAGTCCGCGATCTGCGTCAGGCTCTGTGCGGGCCCGCGTAGCATATAGGATAATTCGGTCTCGGCGCAAACCTGAGATCTCCTGACGACTaaagttcatatatatatacatatattttactTTATCTGGGGACTTTACTGACGAAAACCGAggccaagccccccccccccccccccctcgcttccACCACTGTgtgaataaaatgaaaataacaaataaataacgCCGTTTCGCACAGTTAGGAGCGCCACGAAAATACTTAGAAGCACCGACCACATGTGTCGCTTCTGTCATGCTCGTCCACTAAAGAAAATGACGAGACTATAATACTGTAAAAAcactataaaaaaaaatgcgaacattctatgcacacgaaaaaaaaaattgctgctttCCGCAGtcggcaggattcgaacctgcGCGGGAAGATCCCAATGGATTtcaagtccatcgccttaaccactcggccacgactgcgacGAGAGTGTGGCTACTTGCGGGGCATTATAACGACACGGACAGAAATAAAGCGGCTTTGTTACGATTATTGTCAAATTTTGCTATGAATGAAAAGCTTCTTCCTGCTTTCAGTTCACCTTGAATCACGTACGTATGCGAGCACACATTGTAGTACAACGCCCTCTCCGTAGCGGGTCCGACAAGGGATATGTTCTGCTTGCAAAGCCAGCGCCTCCTCTTAAATTTGAGGAGGCGATGATGGCAAAGCAAAGcactacctttggtagcatataccgTAACTGTAAAAGTCACCACTGGATAACACGCTCTGTCAGCAACGGCGGCGTCATGACTATCGTTTACCTTCACCTTCCGCCGTGCAGCCTTTACAAAATGCAATCGCTCGGTCTCGCGAGGACGCCGTTGGTGATACACCTGCCAGCACCTGACTGACCCAAGCACTTCGGTATCCTTTGAACACGTCGCCTTCCGCGCTTTCtcttacaacaacaacaacaacaacaacgacaaagaGGAATAAGAAGAAAAACGTGTCTCTGACACAATGTTTGGGATATTTGCTGCGCGAAAGTTCATTTGTTTCGCAACGTGAATTGGTGAAATAAATATTCCAAGCCCCCGTCGCACCCATCGCAGCCGAGTTATTTCGATTTCCCTTTAAATATGGTGCACATAAATGTTCACTACAAAGGCGTTGACCAGGAATCGGATTATattaaagagagagagtgagattGCCTTTTAAAAATTGACATGATGTCCAAATAGCGGTGCTTTCTGTCTTTGTACAGGTGAAATGAACGAGAATATGTGGCGTTTTTACTCCTGCAGCCCGACTTCTTGGGACGTCGTCAGTACGTGCTCATAAATTTGAAAATTATGTCTTGGCTGATCCATTGGATTATAAACGCAAGCACGCgaggaaaaagaaggagaaacaTGCCAATCGGCATAACGACCTCGTGGGTACGAGCCAGGAAGAAGAAGGCCTTGCACGTGCCATTCCTGGTACAACGTTCTTGAATGACACGTGAGCTGTGGCGCGCGGATCTTTTTTTACGTTTAGGAATTCGAAAAGGAGCCTAGTGTTCAGTGTTCTTTGCTTGCGGCCAGCTTGTTGAAACCGGAGCTGTATACGCGTTGGTCCCAACAACGATGCTTGATCAGGAGGTCAATCCAGACAAGACTGTCACTCCGCTGGATACGTTAGCAGAGCTCTTCAGCTTCAAGAGGCCGCCACTGTGCACGGTGCAGCCGCTAAGCAACATCAAACGAGGCAGACCAGAGGACCCAAAGACCCTTTTGCGCCATGACATTATAAGTGGCTACCAGGAGGACAGGTAGGTACACGAGTGCATGGAAATCAAGAGAGTTCATCACTGTATGCTTGTGGCGCCCAACTGAAGATTCAAAAGGTGACTATGACCTCACAAAAGGCCTGACTTACATTATTGTGCATGCTCTGGGTTTAGTTTTAGCAGTTCTGACGAAACATGCAAACCCCACTTAAATTATTTCTATAATAAGTTGTTAGCAACTTATTATCTTAATTGCAGTGTCATTGAGTGTGATCTGAAGTTTCACGCTGCTCGGATGTTGGACCTCAGTGGCTGAAGGCAATCACCTAATCTTACTTACTGGTACAGACACCTTGCGCTGATGCCTAAATTCCACAGTTGATACAAGCACCAGGACACGCAGCCTAGCAAGCAGAAGCAGAATTGGAGGGACGTgattcagattttttttctgtaatgtcaTTTCACCTTGAgggtacttgaaataaataaatgcctaGAAATGCTTAACCCGAGACAAAGATCGCACTCGGAATGTGACATGCAGGAGCATTACTTGGGTTTTGACTGGGCAAACCTCTGCATTTAACACTCGGACGAGTGCGGCATTTTGAGGGTCATGTTTCTTCGACAGCCCTAGCAACTGCCGTCACCTGCACTGGTGGTGTAAATGAGAGCTGCAGTGCCCTCTGGCCACCTAAGGGTGCATCACCTGTGGCATATAGCCTGTTTGGTCATGACTGAAGCTGCATGAGTGTGTCATCTTCCTCTCAGACATGCTGTGATTCGTAAGAGTAGTCCACAAACTCTGCACTAAGGAGGAGGACATGATGACCTTCTTGGCTGCCATGCCTTAATTAGTGCTTGCATGTTCACAGATCTGTGCTCTTTTCTTTCTAGGTTCATCCATGGTTCTTCCAAACACAAGAGCTACCGGTTTCACCACTGGCAAGTAATTGACAGCTTCGTCTATTATTCCCCCCACATGGTCACAATCCCGCCTCCTGGCTGGATATCGGCTGCCCACAGGCATGGCGTCAAAGTTTTGGGTAAGGCATCATGTGAGGCACCGCCTGTTGCTTATGTTAAGCCCTAATTTACATAGGGTGTTATTCATAAGGGATCACTTTTGGCCATACTTACTTATGTGAGATTTCACGCGACTCGGCACTGAGTTGTCGAAGTATACAACAGACTGCATTCCTGGTGCTGTGCGGATAGTGAGCTTGGCACAGCACCATGTATGCTGTCGGTAGTGTACGAGCGCTCATCCGTTGCCAAGTTGCGCGTTCGGAATATGGGGAAAGTGACCCCGTCCTCAAATGTGACACCTCGAGAATACTGCCCCTGCGTTTCGTCGTAAACTCTTCTCACAGAAATGGGCTCTCCACAACTGGCTTTTAATCAATCTTGTTTTGAATTTTCAGGAACCTTCATTATCGAGTCATCTCAGGGCACAGAAGTTCTCGATACCATCAGACGTGACAACCTCCTGTCGAAAGTAGCGTCTCAACTGGCTCTCATCGcagccctctcccagtttgatgGATGGTTTGTTGACATTGAGAGCAACGTGGTTTGTGTCATATAACTATCTTTTTTAATACTGTGCAAACCAAATGCAGcgtctgtatttatttatttattcaaaataccttacagggcCCAGAAGGGCATTAAGTAAGAGGCACAAAACCAGCATAAATAGTACAGGAAAAAGTATCAAATAACGACAGAAGGTGCAAAACAAGAAGTAAAAGGGAAAAATCATACAGAGCAagcgataacaaaaaaaaatacgtgtTTGCTTTGCTCTGTGACGTACAATTCTCAGTGATTCAAACGCAATAATTGGCCTGCATGGTGACCAGCGTCTCTTGTGCCACTTGGTGTTAGCTCGGTGTTCGGTGTTTCCAGTGCCCACTGgtggcactggaagtgctaaCTGACATGCAGGCTGATTATCGCATTTGAATCACTAAGTGCTGTGTATACATAAAAAATTTTCCTTTCAGTTTTTACTGTTTGCCAATGAACTGGGAATGTAATACAATGCCACCTTCTACCATTCAGGTGTCGCATGTCTGTAGTAAAAAGCTCTCACACGTTCTTTTAGCTGTTTTAGGACAACCAACTGAATTGCTTcactttaaagggaccctaaagagGACAACTTGATTAGAGTGCTTAGACAACAGTTTAAGACTGATAAAGTATTTTTTGAAAACTACATTTTCTATCAATTCCACAAATAAGGTTGATTataagaagagaaaatgaaggtcaacgATTTCAAATCTCGCACCGAAACCTGCGTGGTGGTACCTTAAGGTGATGTCACAAAATTTTaagtatttgtttttttttcgaccGCGTTGGTTCAGTATAACTTCCCAGAACTGTGTCATGTTCAATATTTGGCACCTTAGAACATGATATAGTCCGTTTCCACGCATGAAGAATTAACTAGGCCCTAGCAGACACCTTCAAAATCTATGACATATGGTAacctggtgcgggaacttcaaggcggtgGCGTAGTCCCCAGTCTCTCCTTCTCGCATCTTTTCTTGCTTGCCAAGCGTCTTCTCGCAgtgagagtggtgtttttggtattgTACAAGTGTAAATAACTAATACAGGTGAAATCATTTTTATCCTCCCTGTCCCTTTAAGGAATAGGTAGTGATGAGTCAAGCTCCGGGTGTGTTCCCTATTGCCTGTTGTTGCCAACATCACCAATGTATGTCTATATGTATGCCACCTTGAATAATATTGCTTGCTTTGGTCTGCACCCTCTCAAGCATTCGGTCCGCTCCGTTCTGCTTATTGGACAAAGTGGCTTCCACTTGGTCCAGTGAGCAGAATGGAGCGGTTAGGCCACCCGATATGGCCATACGATTAGGTCATCTCAGCTAGGTCACTCTGATTAGGCCACTTGGGGTGTTCGACATCACGCCGAAAAAGTTTGTAATGGCTGCGATCATTGGAAGAATTTTCTTTAGTTACCCAGCATGCTGCTAGTGATacttagagggacactaaaaTATAACTTTAGCTGCATGTAAtaataaattacccttctacaatgcCCAACAACAGCTACTCTTACTGTGAGAACAGACTTGGTAAGCCGGAAGAGACGCAAGAAAGCAAGATGGGTGGTGACGAAGCCTTGGAAGTTACCGCATCAGCTTGCTGTGGTGTCATCAATTTTGACAGTGTCTGCTTGAGCTTAGATGATTCTTTTATGCTAAAGCTTGACTACATTTTATTCTAAAAAAATTCAGAGTCTGAACTTACTAACAGTTTGTTTGATTCAGGAAAGGTGCACGGCACTGCAAACAAAAAGGTGCAGATGGTTCCGGTTGTGAAATGTCACGTGTTGTTTTAGTTGTTGTAGCCCAAATACAATAAAGTATTTTGAAATCCCCAATGCACCAGTGGCCTACCAGCACTGGAGTTTCTGTAGAAAAGTTTTTAAAAGTAACTAAGACTTTCAGTTTTGTCTTCTAATAGTCAACCTATCagtgcaaaataaacaaaaatagatTTAGAAGTGAACAGTGCTAAAATGGGACAAAACAAGAAATCGCTTTAGAAAATGGGAAGACAGAAGACAGCGGGTATCTTATCTGTTTTGTAAAATGCTTTGCTTGTAAATCATGTACCGTCAAGCTCGCCTAGTCGTGCTGTTACAAAAATGAAGTTTTGAAAGAACACTTTTTTTCATTATGAGCTGACTTAGTGTCTGCTATAGTGTCAGTTCAAACATTTGCCCAGCTATTGTAGCTCGGCACTAACCTGCAATAGCACGAGGCTCAAATAAAATGCACTAAAACAGGAGCACACCACTCTTGCTTCCAGGAAAAATGCCATGCTGGATTCCTGAAGGAGTTGCTTCTTGCCATCACCACGGAGACGCACCAGTCAGTGCCCAATTCGCTGGTCATCTGGTATGACAGCGTTGTGCACGACGGGACGCTGGACTGGCAGAACGAGCTCAATGAGCAAAACTGTGACTTCTTCAACCTTTGCGACGGAATATTTCTCAACTCTCATTGGACCGAGGACATGCTCCAACAGTCGGCGTCCTTTGCTGGGCCCCGCAAGAGTGATGTTTATGTCGGCATTGATGTCTACGCACGACTGACAAGTTACCGTGCTGGCTTTGAAACATACAAGGTGAGGGAAGCTCGTCATGTCATGGCGTTTATTGACAGGGTACGCAAGGAGTGACAGGTCGAACTCGGTGCGGTAGTCAAAACCCTGCGAGCAGTCAGAACCGGCCCCGTGCGTAAAGTGCTGGTGATGCGCCTGACTAACCGGCACTTCTTCGTTGCCTTTCATACACTGGAGATGCGCCGGGCTAGCCGGcgcttcttcttcattacacgCTGTTCATATTTCCTGGAACTCTGATCGCTCGCTGAAGCATGGCACTATTTTTCAAATTTCCACAGAAATTTCTCGAAAAGGATGATTTCCATTTGACCATATTGCAGGCTGAATGCTTTGAGGAGCAATTATAGAGGTGTTCAAATAATGTGACTTGACAATTGAATTGAATACGAGTATTCTAGAAAAACAGCTTCCGAATGTTGAAACAAATATTGAATATTTACTCATTCTAAACAAAGCGAAGTGCGAAGTTCGTGTGACGCTCACTTGGCTAGCATGTTCACTGTACTTTTTTGAAGTCTTGATTCCTGTGCATCATGATCCCTTGTTGAGCCACTTGTCGTACGCCTCTGGTATGTCGTTACCAGACGTGGGGCACCCTCATCAGGGTGTCCTTGATCTCCCTCATCTGCCCTCACCCTCAAAGTGAGATGAGGGTGAACTATGGATAGGCTTCGAAAAATTGGTGAGGGAGCGCGGCGGTGACGATGTGAGGCTAAAGAGGAAGACACAATTCATATTGCTGAAGTGCAGAGAAGCTGCTTAGAGTGTATGCGTGATGGGTTCGATTTCTGAGGTTTTTAAAAGTGCACTGGCAGGAAGCGTCTCAAGTTCAGAGGCACGTCAAAGCCTACTTGTAACAGACCTCAGTCATAAATGGCTGTTGATGTTAGCCGTAGCTAAACATAGTGACCGGGAGCTGTAGCAGCAACattgttttttttccccattgATTACCACAGTTCAGCATACTTCTTTATCTGAAATAGACATTCTAGAATTCACCTTTCCTTGTTCTGATTAAAGAGGAACAAGAACTTGAGGTTTGAGGCTTTTCAGGCATTGACAGCCTTTGTTGACCTAGTGAAGGCAGCAtcagaaaggagaaaaaaaaaaaacgtgctgtTAATATAGCTAAGCTAATATAGCTTAGCTATATAGCTAATATAGCTAAGCTAATATAGCTAATATAGCTGCCACATCGCAACGGCGGTTGAGGACCTTTATTTGCAGTaaacatgcaacttaagtgtttCAGCTTAACCTTTGTAATGTTGCACTGTTGTGACGTTATAGGAGTTACCAAAACGCTGTGGCATAAATGCAAGATGTGAGCTCATGCTCAGCGTGATAAGCATTAGTTAATGAGCCACCACGGCTGGCATGCACGCAGTAAAATTCAGCATTACTAACATGCTCGCATTCAAAGTGGCATTCCATATTCCTGCGAATTTAACGTCACCATCGGACGATTTGCCGACACAAAAACCACAACAGTACCTTCTTCCATTAAGTGCTCAGCAactcttgttttgtttttatttttatttatttatttgtttttgcttttagCACTTTTTCGGCATTTTGTGCTGTGACGGTACAGTGCTACATGCATGTGATGAGTGGTGGGCTCTAAGCAAATTCTTATTTTTTAACAAGGACGACACGTTTGTGTGCTCTTGCACTTCTAACTATAAATATGTGGTACGTATTGATCTGTTGGTGTCTCGaccatatttttttactttcacgATTGGcaaatgaacagcaggtttcatGTGAACCGTACCGGGAATGCTAGCTCAAAATTCGGTCATTGATGAAGGCAATGAAGGCAGAAACTGCGCAATCTACTTGGCACGGAGCACACCTAAACAGGCTCCGCTGGTCACACTTATCCCAGATTTCTTTCTGACGGGATGGTAGCCTTTTCGACATGAGGGTAAGTGAGTAAATTTTTCATAGCTGATGTTGAGGGCAGACAAATGTTTCAGCGTGAGGGTGAGGTGAGGAAGTGGCTGGCGCCGTGATCGCGAGAGAGGAAAACCCACTGAATGAGGGCGTTTACCTAACTTCGGTCATGACCCACCGGTGAATCACAAGGGTGACCAGAATTTTTCATCTCCATTGATTCCTAGTGGAGATGTTGCACGAGTGCTGCAGGAAAGCCCTGCACAGCCGCACAGCGTGACCCACTGCCGCAGTGCCGTGACACACATCGCAGTGAAcgtgttcaaaaaaaaagaaatagaggcgTAATTTTGACACATGCATGCCATGCTGTTtgaaactgaatgtccagccagCTGAGTGTAATGTTCTTTAAAAGAGAGATGGGTGACCATACTGCACCCCACATGGTTTTTAATCGGAGGCAGACATGATAAGATCAGCCAAATAATAAATTACTTTGCTTAAATCAAGGCAACAGGTTTGTATATAGGTAGGCTGGTTAACAATGAAGCATTCCTTTTGAGTGACTGGAAATTATTGAAAAGTTATCTGCCCCATGTGTTTGCTCAGGAACTGATGCCTCTGCGCAAGAACTTCAATTACCCTGCAGCTGAATCATTCGGAGTAGTCCCTCACTTGCTTTGGTCTTTGTCCCTCGATCGAGACTCCAATAAGTGCAGTTATCCCTTATATTCGGACTGTAATGAACATTAGCCATTTCAAGTGGTGAATTCTCGAATCAAGCATGAATGAAATACTAAAGACTATGGGATTTGtgttcaaaattttgaatattcgtaCACTTCCAGAGAATCAACATGAACAAGTTTCTTAATCTTTTGGAGTCATACCATGTTCAGAGCTAAATCCTGTGGACTGCAATGTAAACATCACATTTTATGAGGTTCACGAAAAACAAAAGTCTTTTTCATGACCTTCGTCATAACGTTCACATTGTCTGTCAAACCTTTGTTTCGTTTCAGGTAGTCGAGACAGCACGTAAGCTCGGCTTGTCGGCAGCCATCTTCGGTGCTGGTTGGGTGTACGAGGCTCAAGACAAGCGGAGGTTTATAGCAAACCAGTGCCGGTGAGTTCTGGAGATGTCACTGGGAAGCTGGTCTCACCGTATGTAATAATGTCACGCGTATTATTGGAGCATGCCTTCTTGTAAACATGCAAGCAGTTGACATTTCGTTTTACGTACCACATCTTAGCAGTAATTACAATACATATTTATATTAGTCTTAATAATTTTTGTATTTCATGTATACGTTGTTGTGGAAAAATAATAAGGCAAAGCAGCTGCTTTGCCTTACCATCCTTCCTTACTGTATCCCTGCTGTTTGCAATTGAGGGTGTAAACTTCTTGCAAACAGGATGGAAGGATGTAAAATGCTTGGCTCAATGGTGCTGTGGGAGGGACATCGGCCATATTGTGAGGGGCGACCTAACAGAGTGAAAATGCTTACTACCAGTATTTTCCATATCCACTATCCTTTATTAGTTTCTTGTGTTTCCACTGCAAACTTGCACTGGTTATATTTTAGTCTATAGGTAGTcaacaaaatgagaacaaggtctGTAAGTAGGTTAGATTAGCTGCATACAAGACCTGAGGTCGTTTGCAGTTGTGCATATACATTATGATAGTGCTTGCTGATGGACTCATAGAAATAAGTTGAACCCACTTAAAACAATAGTGGATAACAATGAGCAGGTGACGCACCCTGGACTTTTGTGTGCGTTCTATGGTAAAACAAACTGTTTAGTACAATGTTCCCATGCTGCATTATTGGCTATAACAATTAACTCTGGCTACTGGgtgtgtgcgccggaaggagTTTAATCGCCAATAATGTGAAATTGAACATTGTAGTAAGTGGTTTATTTTACCGCAGCAGGTGCTCAACGTTACATCTGAGCATTATTAAAACCAGTATAGtgctataagtgggttcgactgtggTACTTTGTGCCTAATTAAGATGTTTGAATATTTGTCCCCTCTGGTTTTTTTCGTGCAATCCAGTCATAACAATTATTGGCTGTAACAATgggattttcttggcacttgaacATTGTTACAACTCGGTTGGACCATATTATATTCTCCACCAATGTATTAGAACTAATGCAAATAGAACTTTCTAGCCTTCCAAGTACTAATTAGCAGGCTTATAAGGTTATGCATGTTTGTGTTGCAATTTGTTTTTTGAGTTGGAACTAAGTGCTTTGATGGGGCTTGATATGCTAATTGGTCCCAGTTGATCCCAGTTTGAAGTCACTGGACGAGCAATGCCATGAAACAGCAAActggttaataataataataatggcacAATTATGAAAATCCTCGAAAAGAGATCTTTCTAGTCTCGTGGGAATCAACAAAGAGCAGCATTTAGCTTATCGCTAAAGGCCAACAGCAAGTAAATTTCGATTTGGCTAAATCGGCTATAAATGATGTAGTGTGTATACTAATGAAGCAATCTTGGCGAAGCTCCAGGGCAGGTATAATTGTCAAATGttttattagcagcctttaattAACATTTAAGCAAGCGACACGTGCATGTGGTGGTTAGTGAATGTGTCACCTCTGAGATTTTTCAGCATACCGTGGGAAGCCATGGCCAATGGCCAACCTCTGAGATCATGCCAAGGAGCCGTATGCTCTGAGTAATGCGTCACTCCTGGCGAGCGCTAATGGCAACAATATTTTCTAGTTTTGGCATCAAAAATGTCTGCTTTTGCAATCCTTTCGCGACGCATCCACTTGTGTTTAAAAGGtaaaattttgcacagaggctgcTTAATGCCTACCCCTATGTGAAGCAGGCCTTCTTACGAGGCCCCAAAGTTTAATTGAAGTTGGCCTTTGTGTTCAAAATCTGCCGTAAAGTTTTCCTCTTTTATTAGGAACCACTAGCGAGCCAAATTTGGCAACCCAAATTTTGCTTGCATGAACAGCACCTGAGAGAGACTGCGCATAGTGAAATAGCGGGTATGTCATTAAAGGTTAAAGAATATCAGCCCGTGCAGCTTCAAACTAATCCTAAAATTAAAGCAGTGGCCTCATATTTTATATCTAGCCAAAAGTGATCGGAAATAGCATTAGCATTTCTGAAGGCTGCACTAGATTCACTAACAGATGCAGTGGAGTGTTTAAGTAATGTCGCTCAGCTTCCTGTTCATCTAGTTCAATTGTAAGG
Above is a genomic segment from Dermacentor andersoni chromosome 8, qqDerAnde1_hic_scaffold, whole genome shotgun sequence containing:
- the LOC126529092 gene encoding cytosolic endo-beta-N-acetylglucosaminidase-like isoform X2, coding for MLDQEVNPDKTVTPLDTLAELFSFKRPPLCTVQPLSNIKRGRPEDPKTLLRHDIISGYQEDRFIHGSSKHKSYRFHHWQVIDSFVYYSPHMVTIPPPGWISAAHRHGVKVLGTFIIESSQGTEVLDTIRRDNLLSKVASQLALIAALSQFDGWFVDIESNVEKCHAGFLKELLLAITTETHQSVPNSLVIWYDSVVHDGTLDWQNELNEQNCDFFNLCDGIFLNSHWTEDMLQQSASFAGPRKSDVYVGIDVYARLTSYRAGFETYKVVETARKLGLSAAIFGAGWVYEAQDKRRFIANQCRLWSFPDHCCTEWRLREPPISTTFCQGFGDSLYKEGQVVSKKPWFDLSKQQLQPRDQNTWLYKGCGSVNIYTEDAYGGGGCLRFRFLPDPGQPEAVPYFRKYSIDDLRTTDCAILEEIGFSFVSPQANICLLGELVVDRPEKMKSNQAAATSNDGNDVSDDSGPEAAMCSDGDGSEEPENQPPQAEDSTS
- the LOC126529092 gene encoding cytosolic endo-beta-N-acetylglucosaminidase-like isoform X1; translated protein: MLDQEVNPDKTVTPLDTLAELFSFKRPPLCTVQPLSNIKRGRPEDPKTLLRHDIISGYQEDRFIHGSSKHKSYRFHHWQVIDSFVYYSPHMVTIPPPGWISAAHRHGVKVLGTFIIESSQGTEVLDTIRRDNLLSKVASQLALIAALSQFDGWFVDIESNVEKCHAGFLKELLLAITTETHQSVPNSLVIWYDSVVHDGTLDWQNELNEQNCDFFNLCDGIFLNSHWTEDMLQQSASFAGPRKSDVYVGIDVYARLTSYRAGFETYKVVETARKLGLSAAIFGAGWVYEAQDKRRFIANQCRLWSFPDHCCTEWRLREPPISTTFCQGFGDSLYKEGQVVSKKPWFDLSKQQLQPRDQNTWLYKGCGSVNIYTEDAYGGGGCLRFRFLPDPGQPEAVPYFRLFGCDFPLGPLTVSYTFKQQKPCSSMENDIVLVLKATTKGEREELLLGVVVTVPKEECYAVVHDISVSRSNNSPDVSGNSWITRKYSIDDLRTTDCAILEEIGFSFVSPQANICLLGELVVDRPEKMKSNQAAATSNDGNDVSDDSGPEAAMCSDGDGSEEPENQPPQAEDSTS